One window of Peteryoungia desertarenae genomic DNA carries:
- the recJ gene encoding single-stranded-DNA-specific exonuclease RecJ, with translation MSEAVDPVPRAFLGVEASVSGQRWMSRTDQAAQNRALAMTQVHGIPELVARVLAGRGVGVDEAPQFLDPTIRTLMPDPATLTDCEAAAARLASAIIRAEKVAIFGDYDVDGAASSALVARFFRHFGLDVEIYIPDRIFEGYGPNAAAIDQLIDRGANLIVTVDCGSTSIDALRAAASRAIDVVVIDHHQMGHEMPSCHALVNPNREDDLSGQGHLCAAGVVFLVLVATLRHLRDQGHPQARSLDLLAWLDLVALATVCDVVPLKGLNRAYVVKGLIAARHQNNAGLAALLKVAGIGGPVTPYHFGFLVGPRINAGGRIGDAALGSRLLTMDDAEQANEIAARLDELNRERQAMEAQMLAQAEAEAMAEYGTGENASVILTAQENWHPGIVGLLAARLKERFKRPAFAIALDSSGKGTGSGRSINGFDLGRMVRAAVDKGLLVKGGGHAMAAGLTVERSKLGQLRAFFEDASRNQIAGLVANQTLKIDGALGASGATIGLIDQLEHAGPYGSGHPQPIFAVPAHRLRDVRPVGTTHIKITLEAADGTRLEGIAFRAAETELGHFLMNSRGNQIHVAGTLGADHWQGNRRIQLRVIDAAKAS, from the coding sequence ATGTCGGAAGCCGTCGATCCCGTGCCCCGCGCCTTCCTGGGCGTAGAAGCCTCGGTGAGCGGCCAACGATGGATGTCACGAACGGATCAGGCAGCTCAGAATCGTGCTTTGGCCATGACGCAGGTGCACGGTATTCCCGAACTGGTCGCACGCGTGCTGGCTGGTCGAGGCGTTGGCGTCGATGAAGCTCCGCAGTTTCTCGATCCGACAATACGGACACTCATGCCGGATCCAGCGACGCTGACAGATTGTGAGGCGGCTGCCGCCAGGCTGGCCTCGGCCATCATTCGTGCGGAGAAGGTCGCAATCTTCGGCGACTATGACGTTGACGGCGCGGCTTCATCGGCATTGGTGGCGCGATTTTTCCGTCACTTCGGTCTGGACGTTGAGATCTATATCCCGGACAGGATTTTCGAGGGTTACGGCCCCAACGCCGCAGCGATTGATCAATTGATCGATCGAGGCGCAAACCTGATTGTCACCGTCGACTGCGGTTCGACGAGCATTGACGCTTTGCGGGCCGCCGCATCGCGCGCCATTGACGTGGTCGTCATCGACCACCATCAGATGGGTCACGAAATGCCATCCTGCCACGCCCTGGTGAACCCGAATCGTGAGGATGATCTTTCGGGGCAGGGGCACCTTTGCGCGGCCGGTGTGGTTTTTCTTGTGCTGGTCGCCACGCTCCGCCATTTGCGCGATCAGGGCCACCCGCAGGCCCGTTCGCTGGACCTGCTGGCCTGGCTTGATCTTGTCGCTCTGGCGACCGTCTGTGATGTTGTCCCGCTTAAAGGCCTCAATCGCGCTTATGTCGTAAAGGGTTTGATTGCCGCGCGACATCAGAACAATGCCGGTCTGGCCGCTCTCTTGAAGGTTGCCGGAATCGGTGGACCGGTCACGCCCTACCATTTCGGCTTCTTGGTTGGGCCGCGCATCAATGCGGGTGGGCGAATCGGAGATGCGGCCCTCGGGAGCCGGCTTTTGACCATGGATGATGCGGAGCAGGCCAATGAAATCGCCGCTCGCCTTGATGAGCTCAATCGTGAGCGTCAGGCGATGGAAGCGCAGATGCTGGCTCAGGCGGAAGCGGAAGCCATGGCGGAGTACGGGACCGGCGAAAATGCTTCGGTGATTCTAACGGCTCAGGAAAACTGGCATCCCGGTATCGTTGGGCTGCTGGCGGCAAGACTGAAGGAGCGGTTCAAACGGCCAGCTTTTGCAATCGCACTTGATTCCTCCGGAAAGGGAACCGGCTCCGGGCGCTCCATCAACGGGTTTGATCTGGGGCGGATGGTGCGCGCGGCCGTCGACAAGGGATTGCTGGTGAAAGGCGGTGGCCATGCCATGGCGGCCGGTCTGACAGTCGAACGGTCAAAACTTGGGCAGCTCAGAGCCTTTTTCGAGGATGCCTCGAGAAACCAGATCGCCGGTCTGGTCGCCAACCAGACGCTGAAGATCGACGGAGCCTTGGGCGCATCCGGTGCCACGATCGGTTTGATCGATCAGCTTGAGCATGCAGGTCCATACGGTTCGGGCCATCCTCAACCGATTTTCGCCGTACCCGCACACCGTTTGCGCGATGTGCGGCCGGTGGGAACAACACACATCAAGATCACGCTCGAAGCTGCAGATGGCACAAGACTGGAGGGAATTGCGTTTCGAGCGGCTGAAACCGAACTTGGACATTTTCTGATGAACAGTCGCGGCAATCAGATCCATGTTGCGGGGACGCTCGGCGCAGATCATTGGCAGGGAAATCGCCGCATACAGCTACGCGTCATCGATGCCGCCAAGGCATCGTGA
- a CDS encoding ETC complex I subunit: MSAKIYRPAKTAMQSGKAKTHLWILEFDQSTPRKIDPMMGYTSSADTRQQVKLSFETLEQAEAYAKREGIEYRVIMPKEAKRQVVSYTDNFRYSRLQPWTH; the protein is encoded by the coding sequence ATGTCTGCAAAGATCTACCGCCCCGCAAAGACGGCCATGCAGTCGGGCAAGGCGAAGACTCATTTGTGGATCCTTGAATTTGATCAGTCCACTCCCCGCAAGATTGACCCCATGATGGGCTATACCAGTTCGGCGGATACGCGCCAGCAGGTCAAGTTAAGTTTCGAAACGCTGGAACAGGCCGAAGCCTATGCCAAGCGCGAGGGAATTGAGTACCGTGTCATCATGCCGAAAGAAGCAAAGCGGCAGGTGGTTTCCTACACCGATAACTTCCGCTACAGCCGTTTGCAGCCCTGGACGCATTGA
- a CDS encoding amino acid ABC transporter ATP-binding protein gives MADANTAQMTVSDSEVAVELTNMNKWYGDFHVLRDINLKVMRGERIVIAGPSGSGKSTMIRCINRLEEHQAGTIVVDGIELTNDLKKIDEVRREVGMVFQHFNLFPHLTILENCTLAPIWVRKMPKKQAEEIAMHFLERVKIPEQAHKYPGQLSGGQQQRVAIARALCMKPKIMLFDEPTSALDPEMVKEVLDTMVSLAEEGMTMLCVTHEMGFARQVANRVIFMDQGQIVEQNSPAEFFDNPQHERTRLFLSQILH, from the coding sequence ATGGCAGATGCCAATACGGCTCAGATGACCGTCTCGGATTCCGAGGTCGCTGTCGAACTGACAAACATGAACAAGTGGTATGGTGACTTCCACGTATTGCGGGATATCAACCTCAAGGTTATGAGAGGTGAGCGTATCGTTATCGCCGGGCCTTCCGGCTCAGGCAAATCGACGATGATTCGTTGCATCAATCGACTGGAGGAGCATCAGGCAGGGACCATCGTCGTCGATGGGATCGAACTGACGAACGACCTCAAGAAGATCGACGAAGTCCGCCGTGAAGTCGGGATGGTTTTCCAGCACTTCAACCTCTTCCCGCATTTGACGATCCTGGAGAACTGCACCCTGGCCCCGATCTGGGTGCGAAAAATGCCAAAGAAACAGGCCGAGGAAATTGCGATGCATTTCCTTGAGCGGGTGAAGATCCCGGAACAGGCGCACAAGTATCCTGGTCAGCTATCGGGTGGTCAGCAGCAGCGCGTTGCCATCGCCCGCGCGCTTTGCATGAAACCGAAGATCATGCTTTTTGACGAGCCGACATCGGCGCTCGATCCGGAAATGGTCAAGGAAGTTCTCGACACCATGGTGAGCCTTGCGGAAGAAGGCATGACCATGCTCTGCGTTACCCACGAAATGGGCTTTGCCCGTCAGGTAGCAAACCGCGTCATATTCATGGACCAGGGCCAGATCGTCGAGCAGAACTCGCCGGCAGAGTTCTTCGACAATCCGCAGCATGAACGCACACGGTTGTTCTTGAGCCAGATCCTGCACTAA
- a CDS encoding amino acid ABC transporter substrate-binding protein, which translates to MNNKFLSVALGAAVLGFGASAAGAATLDDVKAKGFVQCGVNTGLAGFASPDAAGNWTGFDVDYCKAVAAAIFGDANAVKYTPTTAQSRFTALQSGEVDLLARNTTWTISRDTALGFNFRAVNYYDGQGFMVPKSLNVSSALELSGAAVCVQSGTTTELNLADYFKANNLEYRPVVFEKLEEVNAAYAAGRCDVYTTDQSGLYSIRLTLTNPDDHVVLPEIISKEPLGPAVRQGDDQWFDIVSWTHYAMLQAEEFGITQANVDEIRSSTTNPDIRRFLGVEADSKIGTDLGLTNDWAYNIIKGVGNYGEVFERNIGVNTPLKIERGVNALWTKGGLQYAPPIR; encoded by the coding sequence ATGAACAACAAGTTCCTGTCAGTCGCACTTGGCGCTGCAGTCCTGGGGTTTGGCGCGTCGGCTGCTGGCGCAGCGACCCTTGATGACGTCAAGGCAAAGGGCTTTGTCCAGTGCGGCGTGAACACGGGTCTTGCCGGCTTTGCGTCCCCGGATGCCGCTGGCAACTGGACCGGCTTCGACGTTGACTACTGCAAGGCTGTTGCCGCTGCGATCTTTGGCGATGCGAACGCCGTAAAGTACACGCCGACCACCGCCCAGAGCCGCTTCACCGCTCTTCAGTCTGGCGAAGTTGACCTGCTTGCCCGCAACACAACGTGGACAATCAGCCGCGACACCGCGCTCGGCTTCAACTTCCGCGCTGTCAACTATTATGACGGTCAGGGCTTCATGGTTCCAAAGAGCCTGAACGTGTCTTCCGCTCTCGAACTGTCGGGCGCTGCAGTTTGCGTTCAGTCCGGCACGACAACCGAACTCAACCTTGCCGACTACTTCAAGGCCAATAACCTCGAATACCGTCCGGTCGTTTTCGAAAAGCTGGAAGAAGTCAACGCCGCCTATGCTGCTGGCCGTTGCGACGTCTACACCACCGACCAGTCGGGCCTGTATTCGATCCGCCTCACGCTGACCAACCCGGACGACCACGTCGTTCTGCCGGAAATCATCTCGAAGGAGCCGCTTGGTCCGGCCGTTCGTCAGGGTGACGACCAGTGGTTCGACATCGTTTCGTGGACCCACTACGCCATGCTTCAGGCCGAAGAATTCGGCATCACGCAGGCAAATGTCGACGAAATCCGGTCCTCCACCACCAATCCTGACATTCGTCGCTTCCTCGGCGTGGAAGCCGATTCCAAGATCGGCACCGACCTCGGCCTGACCAACGACTGGGCCTATAACATCATCAAGGGCGTCGGCAACTACGGCGAAGTCTTCGAGCGCAACATCGGTGTCAACACGCCGCTGAAGATCGAGCGCGGCGTCAACGCGCTGTGGACCAAGGGTGGTCTGCAGTACGCTCCGCCGATCCGCTAA
- a CDS encoding DUF192 domain-containing protein, translating into MKSAVVALFAFFLMTGHALADVTFAKGPIRIITPAGAVHDFVVEWAITIEQRARGLMFRDPLPDDAGMIFDFGESRVATMWMKDTPSSLDMLFIDEAGVVQKIAERTVPLSESVIGSGGPVRYVLEIRGGRSQELGIVAGSRLEMPLAIPPVPTP; encoded by the coding sequence ATGAAAAGCGCCGTAGTGGCGCTTTTTGCGTTTTTCCTGATGACGGGTCACGCGTTGGCTGACGTGACCTTCGCGAAGGGGCCGATCCGAATCATCACACCTGCAGGTGCGGTTCATGACTTTGTCGTCGAATGGGCGATAACCATCGAGCAGCGGGCGAGGGGGCTCATGTTTCGTGACCCGCTACCAGATGATGCGGGCATGATCTTTGATTTCGGCGAGAGCCGAGTGGCCACCATGTGGATGAAGGACACGCCGTCCTCTCTCGACATGCTGTTCATCGATGAGGCTGGTGTTGTCCAGAAGATCGCAGAACGCACGGTCCCCTTGTCGGAAAGCGTCATCGGGTCTGGCGGGCCAGTACGTTATGTCCTTGAGATCAGAGGCGGACGTTCGCAGGAGCTTGGAATTGTAGCTGGCTCCCGCCTGGAGATGCCGCTCGCCATACCGCCCGTTCCGACCCCGTAG
- a CDS encoding cystathionine beta-lyase: MNDRSEFLANAGTDTQLCHLGHDPASFHGFVNPPVVKASTVLFPDVATMESHGQKYIYGTRGTPTTDALCQAMDALEGSAGTILVPSGLAAITVPFLSVLSAGDHALVVDSVYAPCRYFCDTMMSRLGVEFEYYDPEIGEGIERLIRPNTRLVHTEAPGSNTFEMQDIRLIAEIAHRHGCVVTMDNTWATPLYFRPLDFGVDISIHAATKYPSGHADILMGTVSANQAHWPKLKDANWALGMCGAPEDSYQILRGLRSMGLRLAHHEKSALTVAKWLESRPDVSRVLHPGLPSFPGHDLWKRDFKGASGVFSMVFGGHDPQMAKARAKAFLDALELFGLGYSWGGYESLAVLVNLSDRKIRKAPADGQVIRLQIGLENVEDLMADLERGFAAAAAI; encoded by the coding sequence ATGAACGACAGATCCGAGTTTCTGGCGAATGCTGGGACCGACACGCAACTATGCCACTTGGGGCACGATCCCGCGAGCTTTCATGGTTTTGTCAATCCACCGGTCGTTAAGGCCTCCACTGTCCTGTTTCCGGATGTCGCAACCATGGAAAGCCATGGCCAGAAATACATCTATGGAACGCGTGGAACGCCGACCACCGATGCCCTGTGCCAGGCGATGGATGCGCTTGAAGGATCGGCAGGAACCATTCTTGTTCCTTCAGGATTGGCTGCCATCACCGTGCCATTCTTATCAGTGCTGTCGGCGGGAGACCATGCGCTGGTCGTCGATTCCGTTTATGCGCCCTGCCGATACTTCTGCGATACGATGATGAGCCGGCTTGGTGTTGAATTCGAATATTATGACCCGGAAATCGGCGAGGGTATCGAGCGCCTCATTCGCCCGAACACACGCCTGGTTCACACCGAAGCCCCGGGATCAAACACATTTGAGATGCAGGACATCCGGCTGATCGCCGAGATTGCTCATCGCCATGGTTGCGTCGTGACCATGGATAATACCTGGGCGACCCCGCTCTATTTCAGGCCGCTGGATTTTGGAGTCGATATCTCGATCCATGCAGCGACAAAATATCCATCCGGCCATGCAGACATCCTGATGGGAACGGTTTCGGCTAATCAAGCCCACTGGCCGAAGCTTAAGGATGCCAACTGGGCGCTTGGCATGTGCGGTGCACCGGAAGATAGCTACCAGATCCTGCGCGGTCTGCGCTCGATGGGCTTGCGGCTTGCGCATCATGAAAAGAGTGCATTGACTGTGGCCAAATGGCTGGAATCACGGCCCGATGTTTCTCGTGTGCTTCATCCGGGCCTACCCAGCTTTCCCGGTCACGACCTTTGGAAGCGCGATTTCAAGGGGGCAAGCGGTGTGTTTTCGATGGTTTTCGGTGGACATGATCCACAGATGGCAAAGGCGCGCGCCAAGGCTTTTCTGGATGCGCTGGAACTGTTCGGCCTTGGTTATTCCTGGGGCGGTTATGAAAGCCTCGCGGTTCTGGTCAACCTGTCGGATCGCAAGATCCGCAAGGCACCCGCGGACGGACAGGTCATCCGTCTTCAGATCGGCCTCGAAAACGTCGAAGACCTGATGGCCGATCTGGAACGCGGCTTTGCTGCCGCTGCGGCGATCTGA
- a CDS encoding nuclease, giving the protein MARNNARRAPARRRKTQRRTRGNGRSGAAGLTPWLLVLLVVVGGIALYDNRVSAWRTVSPYLSSGGSSPQVASAPPKEKRDTAVATKPETAPPRLGPIPPERVPETAGAPLPVVKPTVDVIGQQSVAASTADRATIGEGLSGRFYFCGTSGLDNCVAEGDTFWYRSTRITLADVITPRTEGADCQQERDLGFKAKVRLKDLLNEGRFNLQELRDQADAAQSTAVHRVVTRDGRSLGSILVSEGLAKPRASRQQGWCS; this is encoded by the coding sequence ATGGCCCGCAACAACGCCCGCCGTGCTCCGGCGCGACGCCGAAAGACACAACGCCGGACGCGTGGAAACGGGCGGTCGGGTGCTGCCGGATTGACGCCTTGGTTGCTGGTACTTTTGGTGGTGGTCGGCGGCATTGCGCTTTATGACAATCGCGTCTCGGCCTGGCGAACCGTTTCACCCTATCTCTCGTCCGGCGGCAGCAGCCCCCAGGTGGCCAGCGCGCCACCGAAGGAGAAGCGTGATACCGCCGTTGCAACCAAGCCCGAAACAGCACCGCCAAGGCTTGGGCCAATTCCGCCTGAGAGGGTTCCCGAAACTGCCGGTGCGCCTCTGCCGGTGGTGAAACCGACAGTCGACGTGATCGGGCAGCAATCCGTGGCCGCATCCACTGCTGACAGGGCCACCATCGGTGAGGGATTGTCGGGTCGTTTCTACTTCTGCGGCACTTCTGGCCTCGACAACTGTGTCGCCGAAGGTGACACCTTCTGGTATCGCAGCACCCGGATCACACTGGCAGATGTGATCACTCCGCGAACCGAAGGAGCGGACTGCCAACAGGAACGTGACCTTGGTTTCAAGGCGAAGGTGCGCCTGAAGGACTTGCTGAATGAGGGGCGCTTCAATCTTCAAGAGCTCCGTGACCAGGCCGATGCAGCGCAGTCGACCGCAGTGCACCGGGTGGTAACCCGTGATGGTCGCTCACTCGGTTCAATTCTTGTCTCCGAGGGTTTGGCCAAGCCGCGTGCCAGCCGCCAGCAAGGCTGGTGCTCCTGA
- a CDS encoding amino acid ABC transporter permease, producing the protein MAREFSYVRQEMLAAQPAPTSSGTALSWIKENLLATPKDVILTLIGVAVLIMVLPGTINWLFLDAAWVGADRAVCATIAQGGSQPDGWSGACWAFVESRLSQFIFGRYPVDERWRVILVGAMFVALLVPMLMPKAPRKGLNALLLFIVFPVVAFFLLHGGAFGLVEVETPLWGGLMVTLILSFVGIAVSLPLGILLALGRRSDMPVIKTICIIFIEVVRGVPLITVLFMANVMLPLFMPTGWTIDNFLRALIGVALFASAYMAEVVRGGLQAIPKGQYEGADSLGLSFWQKTRLIILPQAIKLVIPGIVNTFIGLFKDTSLVSIIGMFDLLGIVRLNFTDATWATPVTPLTGLIFAGFIFWIFCFGMSRYSAFMERHLDTGHKR; encoded by the coding sequence ATGGCGCGTGAGTTTTCTTATGTCCGCCAGGAGATGCTGGCGGCTCAACCGGCGCCGACGAGTTCGGGAACGGCCCTTTCCTGGATCAAGGAGAATCTGCTGGCCACGCCCAAGGATGTCATACTGACACTGATCGGCGTTGCCGTGCTTATCATGGTTCTGCCTGGCACCATTAACTGGCTCTTCCTGGATGCCGCCTGGGTGGGGGCTGACCGCGCGGTCTGCGCCACGATCGCTCAGGGCGGCAGCCAACCCGATGGTTGGTCCGGAGCGTGCTGGGCCTTCGTGGAGAGTCGCTTGTCACAGTTCATCTTCGGTCGCTACCCGGTCGATGAACGCTGGCGGGTGATCCTGGTGGGTGCGATGTTCGTTGCGCTTCTGGTGCCGATGCTGATGCCCAAGGCGCCACGCAAGGGACTGAATGCCCTGCTGCTTTTCATCGTTTTCCCGGTCGTCGCATTCTTCCTTCTGCATGGGGGTGCTTTCGGCCTGGTTGAGGTGGAAACCCCGCTGTGGGGTGGATTGATGGTCACGCTGATCCTGTCTTTCGTCGGGATCGCGGTGTCCTTGCCTCTTGGTATTCTGCTCGCGCTCGGGCGGCGTTCGGACATGCCGGTAATCAAGACCATCTGCATCATCTTCATCGAAGTGGTGCGCGGTGTTCCGCTGATCACGGTTCTGTTCATGGCCAATGTGATGTTGCCACTGTTCATGCCCACAGGCTGGACAATCGACAACTTCCTGCGCGCCCTGATCGGTGTCGCTCTCTTCGCATCGGCCTACATGGCTGAAGTTGTGCGCGGCGGCCTGCAGGCAATTCCAAAGGGACAATATGAAGGCGCCGATTCGCTCGGCCTCAGCTTCTGGCAAAAGACGCGCCTCATCATATTGCCGCAGGCGATCAAGCTGGTCATTCCCGGTATCGTCAACACATTTATCGGCCTCTTCAAGGACACATCCCTTGTCTCAATCATCGGCATGTTCGATCTGCTCGGTATCGTGCGACTGAATTTCACCGATGCGACATGGGCAACGCCCGTGACACCGCTCACGGGACTGATCTTTGCGGGCTTTATTTTCTGGATCTTCTGCTTCGGCATGTCACGCTACTCCGCCTTCATGGAGCGGCATCTCGACACCGGCCACAAGCGATAG
- the gloA gene encoding lactoylglutathione lyase, which produces MRYLHTMVRVKDLDASLHFYCDLFGLTEIRRYENEKGRFTLVFLAAQGDLDHAKQAMSPCLELTYNWDPEDYTGGRNFGHLAYEVDDIYAICQKLMDNGVTINRPPRDGHMAFVRSPDGISIEILQKGESLAPAEPWLSMPNTGSW; this is translated from the coding sequence ATGCGCTATCTGCACACCATGGTCCGCGTCAAAGATCTGGATGCTTCACTTCATTTCTACTGCGATCTGTTCGGGCTCACCGAGATCCGCCGCTATGAAAACGAAAAAGGGCGTTTCACCTTGGTCTTCCTCGCCGCCCAAGGGGATCTCGATCACGCGAAACAGGCCATGTCACCCTGCCTTGAACTCACCTATAACTGGGACCCAGAGGATTACACCGGAGGCCGCAATTTCGGTCACCTCGCCTACGAGGTCGATGATATCTATGCCATCTGCCAAAAGTTGATGGACAATGGCGTCACGATCAATCGTCCACCGCGCGATGGCCATATGGCATTTGTCCGTTCTCCTGACGGTATTTCGATTGAAATCCTCCAGAAGGGCGAGAGTCTGGCACCGGCCGAGCCCTGGCTGTCCATGCCCAATACTGGCAGCTGGTAA
- a CDS encoding cold-shock protein, with protein MADSFSSKGLAGFEELSGEPVDLIEITGVIKWFDVAKGFGFIVPDNGMQDVLLHVTCLRRDGYQTILEGTRIVALIQKRDRGYQAFRILSMDQSTAVHPSQMPPVRTHVQVVPTSGLERVLVKWFNRTKGFGFLTRGEGTEDIFVHMETLRRFGLTELRPGQSVLVRFGPGEKGLMAAEIHPDTPGPAIRAH; from the coding sequence ATGGCGGACAGTTTTTCATCGAAAGGGCTCGCTGGTTTCGAAGAGTTATCTGGTGAGCCCGTCGATCTGATTGAGATCACCGGCGTCATCAAATGGTTCGATGTTGCCAAGGGTTTCGGTTTTATCGTTCCTGACAACGGGATGCAGGACGTGTTGCTGCATGTGACCTGCCTTCGACGCGATGGCTATCAGACGATTCTGGAAGGAACGCGTATAGTCGCTCTGATCCAGAAAAGAGATCGTGGCTATCAGGCGTTCCGCATCCTCTCGATGGATCAGTCGACCGCCGTTCACCCGTCTCAGATGCCGCCAGTGCGGACCCATGTGCAAGTTGTTCCAACCAGCGGCCTCGAGCGCGTTTTGGTGAAATGGTTCAACCGCACCAAGGGCTTCGGCTTCCTGACCAGGGGCGAGGGTACGGAAGACATCTTCGTTCACATGGAAACCCTGAGACGTTTTGGTCTCACGGAGCTTCGACCCGGCCAAAGCGTATTGGTTCGATTCGGGCCGGGTGAAAAAGGGCTGATGGCAGCGGAGATACATCCGGACACGCCAGGCCCTGCCATACGGGCGCATTGA
- a CDS encoding amino acid ABC transporter permease, which translates to MTDHAINGAAERQSMGSLIYDPKVRSIFFQVVTIAVLTFIVWTIANNTIENLARSNTASGYDFLNGRAGFDIGQSLIEYSSDSTYGRAILVGFLNTLLVAIVGIITATILGFIIGIGRLSRNWLIAKICTVYVEGFRNLPPLLVIFFWYSGVLQTLPQPRDALELPMSMYLSNRGLTFPKPIWGDGASIIPIALVLGIIGAVVVARWAKARQMRTGQTFPTGWVVSALIIGLPLLGFVIAGAPLTFDFPVAGRFNMTGGAVIAPEFVALYLALSFYTAAFIAEIIRAGIQGVSKGQTEAASALGLQPSTTTRLVVVPQAMRIIIPPLTSQYLNLTKNSSLGVAVGFPELVSTGGTTLNQTGQAIEVVSIWLVVYLSISIVTSLFMNWFNARMALVER; encoded by the coding sequence ATGACGGATCACGCCATTAATGGAGCTGCCGAAAGGCAGAGCATGGGCTCGCTGATCTACGACCCGAAAGTAAGATCCATCTTTTTTCAGGTTGTCACGATCGCTGTTCTGACGTTCATCGTCTGGACCATTGCAAACAACACTATCGAAAACCTGGCCCGGTCAAATACAGCGTCGGGCTATGACTTTCTCAACGGCCGCGCAGGCTTCGATATTGGGCAAAGCCTTATCGAGTATAGCAGCGATTCCACCTATGGTCGGGCCATACTCGTCGGCTTTCTCAACACGCTTCTCGTTGCTATCGTCGGCATCATCACCGCCACGATCCTCGGCTTCATCATCGGTATCGGACGCTTGTCGCGCAATTGGTTGATCGCCAAGATCTGTACCGTTTATGTCGAAGGTTTTCGCAACCTGCCGCCGCTGCTCGTTATCTTCTTCTGGTATTCCGGTGTTCTGCAGACATTGCCGCAGCCGCGTGACGCGCTTGAACTGCCAATGTCGATGTATCTGAGCAATCGCGGCTTGACCTTTCCAAAGCCGATCTGGGGTGACGGCGCCAGCATCATTCCGATTGCCCTCGTACTCGGCATTATCGGCGCAGTCGTTGTTGCACGCTGGGCCAAGGCGCGTCAGATGCGCACCGGTCAGACATTTCCGACCGGCTGGGTTGTTTCGGCTCTGATCATTGGTCTGCCGTTGCTCGGATTTGTTATTGCGGGCGCTCCGCTGACTTTCGATTTTCCGGTCGCAGGTCGCTTCAACATGACCGGCGGCGCAGTCATTGCCCCTGAATTCGTGGCTCTCTATCTTGCCCTGTCATTCTATACCGCTGCCTTTATCGCGGAAATCATCCGTGCGGGCATCCAGGGTGTCTCGAAGGGTCAGACTGAGGCCGCATCAGCGCTTGGCTTGCAGCCATCGACGACGACACGTCTCGTTGTTGTTCCGCAGGCGATGCGGATCATTATCCCGCCGCTGACAAGCCAGTATCTCAACCTGACGAAAAACTCCTCGCTCGGAGTTGCCGTCGGTTTTCCGGAACTGGTCTCCACAGGAGGAACGACGCTGAACCAGACCGGCCAGGCGATTGAAGTCGTCTCCATCTGGCTCGTTGTCTATCTGTCCATCAGTATTGTGACCTCACTCTTCATGAACTGGTTCAATGCTCGAATGGCTCTGGTGGAGAGATGA